One genomic segment of Esox lucius isolate fEsoLuc1 chromosome 15, fEsoLuc1.pri, whole genome shotgun sequence includes these proteins:
- the zfyve26 gene encoding zinc finger FYVE domain-containing protein 26 isoform X1, which yields MHPYGCDPGTSLRELFRFFTRCLQGGEWELSAACVPQLGEAGGEVSRRLRDIIKAIITHPHLLPWKSVGSPHRLAWFWLQVLEKWTKKEVSRSVRRELEFLLLLEELGEEVPDTTLQGLHQAFQTTQSEERKAPGESPETGDALSPRIESCLQALLENKRPRLALALIRFLEDHPGASKTKGHSLQDTFIRYLIERLEGQRPGTEPRPEKVDGWAEELCTVLALMPWRPERGGGQLEALCEALWRAREGCLREERVLSSMLRPNCHALLSLYSSTALRLDRDRLLRQTPGAQVDLSEAERLLLGLCCHSDRRSVWKTIYFECLSSGKHFLEQALVTALDLVKREEFSRLKDLLKGEFQPLSRLLLLLGWSHCQSLASAQTLLHLLHHDQAPANDCVLREFAKVLSSQLGVLEWCAKNNPAIPREALLGQLHTLDSHSALHVLHSLTPLARCEESRVLDLLNTLPKPTTAVLSPPPCVESGELADSPTVQRNLVLYRGFCAMKYALYALCVNAHKYSGCSDCVATNSWGQHPEKCPSQHPEKDPSQHPEKCSSQHPEKDPSQHPEKDPSQHPEKDPSQHPEKDPSQHPEKDPSQHPEKDPSQHPEKDPSQASATSEDCPPWFQHCLFECQMYLEAVPAMYRLELLENIFSLLFLSSADFTLRHNQVPAASTEPTGQPEHTVEGSGAGPESSASLGGRGEEDQSKGNQHQPPGVPSPAPLPRHLDLSHLTAGCRGFLVDLAAMGGFLRLLRESLEGLVVVGQRAGQEEGRALAGEAEVAESLGCSVTAETFGARLQRLSKRTAEAQWRLQIVTSNQARGNPSDGLPQRQASRVVSPTAGLKRSGTGVRRGRRSGRNHSDGPASAEPHDPDVSASASDGGGGEAGRTDWEVCPHGDPHSWVIPAMLSPPDSLLMACIRRENYMEARQVSLMFGLEGSLCCAELVFMERYRQVLEELARVERKMDTRALSSSSSSEGLGASAAPMPSPGRSRLGSSGRSTLQAIESAAAAGMAFYSLSDVADRLLSTPARPVPSLEEGYWLGRCVPDPPGTGLLHPLLEELSPPAMAAFDLACCHCQLWKTSRQLLDTAERRLLSSLEGRGLIMDSKVTHSEGIRGFPAVLQQISKILSHAASSNKGAAKTEAAVEDHAPSSPFGCCIQEVLLSCHPGLSEEGIAARLSLAQRLETTLQTLATATDTAGQLTYAAVDVRAGGSLLAALVEQAGLKQSELDSHPVRSSMKQLLCSLDQMCPFEPQNAPCRPDYVRSFLDYVNTLASVLVRSLASGDQGGEVKLGNPLLVLLQAPSQLLSYLLFDRQVSPDRMLALLQQEGIHLSVQQVIVQHCCESLPVWDWSTRSGMEASPGACPASRADPGGPGQGPTRPEGAFGVDSLAALLQYHAHKHMPMLGNAEPTSPAPLSSESESPLEDARPTTPPIIISSSPPSPSRTASYFSPTSSFLLTTSALAFLKSCSPLVATLVCLCASRGGASRMQPSGWLVFRGATRKDNTLDGEQVSREGDVLLREFPILRAYLQVMAQPVLGTPLGAGEESTGTVGGGGLGASLCGKPLAGLLLSGPQEPAAQAVAAEAFQEALASRDLTRALNLLELYGQGCSQEGALRDQLLAWSALEDDDDRTDQLFRVQDPSLRARVALQGLQRWPLGPALDLLEFCLSHSNMEASLRGQLELRKRELDIYQQMLSMQPALPWATWQELKAESERDPESVLSRMLEAREYSLCAQWVVLYPVSDQLRLQLQTEHLLHLLEKGLMDDAFQLLDGLSDLGLEVCEGALDRRPGLAACHFLADYLTLHFQSQMSPARRRHIYNLHLGSKILLTLPPASREDYFSLLSEPLLLLEQLLMNLKVDWAVVAVRTLQNLLLGQEAGFTTQDIDKLLSSYASKALDFPYAASERSRSDSVISLHNHSHYSLISLQDDQSPAQDSCPSTPSRIETPPPAAGSGLLHTSSSSVSLDRGSTGKRAQGPPTPFRPPDKPPGRKDWVPDAQQNVCMVCQRERFTMFNRRHHCRRCGRLVCHACSDHRMAVEGCTEEEPEVRVCDQCHSFYHADSDNELEQAEVAGSPGSAEGELDGMIFIPEIPQRQFHLSTNPAENLQIQTQFYYEQAPSTSLCVAILSLHSDQTACGHQLIGHCRSLSRKLTNPEVDARLLTDVMHQLLFSAKLMFVKVGRSQDLVLCDSYISKVDVLKILVTANYKYIPSLDDILETTAVTRLRNQLLEAEYYQLAVEVSTKSGLDPGGVWQAWGMASLKAGNLLVAREKFSRCLKAPVDKNQISLGPRLLREIISHLESTVRPALAKSSNEDILISLRELEDALCGPGRSFDGPEGGSGRGGVLYQESLYYLSSYGTHLAIISFLMRHDNMKEALQHLLTKRCPEEVFLEGVLQPSLEKGRLGTLQGLLETLDPGLEVCSRYLIASCHLLQRRGHFNTLYQVQQFMMDHVRAAMTCIRFFTHGAVSYVQLGDQQRWLVRAKEHLRTYLQEQQGGRGGTAARKKSSTNPFRKKMSSSDVSRHMNTIELQLEVTRFLHRCEMSSSKHALPSSSSNSPPTLFGPSAMKIDVACKVMLGGKNIEEGFGIAYRVIQDFQLEALVVYVRAGQRLMRQRQYGAVRQLLKCVGESGTGTKNDCDTIVLSCVSIADKGPNDAKELEGLIQETKSTETKIKAYLQVSKLRAAYLLAVKLDVSRAGPLVQEVLLAAEDAGDSVMQDICRQWLSEHQGTDRTTPAGLKKTPPGRPNAR from the exons gctgggagaggaggTGCCAGATACAACGCTCCAG GGGCTCCATCAGGCCTTCCAGACCACCCAGTCGGAGGAGAGAAAGGCCCCAGGGGAATCACCAGAAACCGGAGATGCTCTGAGTCCAAGGATTGAGTCCTGTCTCCAGGCGTTGTTGGAGAACAAGAGACCCAGACTGGCCCTGGCTCTGATACGCTTCCTGGAGGACCACCCTGGAGCCAGTAAAACCAAGGGACACAGCCTACAG GACACATTCATTAGATATCTGATTGAGAGGCTGGAGGGCCAGAGGCCTGGGACGGAGCCCCGGCCGGAGAAGGTGGATGGCTGGGCAGAGGAGTTGTGTACAGTCCTGGCCCTGATGCCCTGGAGGCCTGAGCGAGGCGGAGGTCAGCTGGAGGCGCTGTGCGAGGCCCTGTGGAGGGCGAGAGAGGGCTGCCTGCGAGAGGAGAGGGTCCTTAGCTCCATGCTCCGCCCCAACTGCCAcgccctcctctccctctactcctccaccGCCCTGAGGCTGGACAGAGACCGTCTGCTGAGACAAACCCCCGGCGCGCAAG TGGATCTTTCCGAAGCAGAGAGATTGCTCCTGGGCTTGTGTTGTCATAGTGATCGTCGCTCCGTCTGGAAAACCATCTACTTTGAGTGCCTCAGCAGCGGGAAACACTTCCTGGAACAAGCCCTG gtgacTGCTCTGGACCTGGTGAAGCGGGAGGAGTTCTCCAGACTCAAGGACCTTCTGAAGGGAGAGTTCCAGCCTCTGTCACGCCTCCTGCTACTCCTGGGGTGGAGCCATTGTCAAAGCCTGGCCTCTGCTCAAACCCTGCTGCACCTCCTTCACCATGACCAG GCGCCGGCCAATGACTGTGTTCTTCGGGAGTTTGCCAAGGTTCTGTCCTCTCAGTTGGGAGTGCTGGAGTGGTGCGCTAAGAACAACCC tgcgATCCCCAGGGAGGCGCTCCTTGGTCAGCTACACACCCTGGACAGTCACTCTGCTCTGCATGTCCTCCACTCCCTGACCCCTCTGGCTCGCTGTGAGGAAAGCAGGGTTCTGGACCTTCTCAACACTCTTCCCAAACCCACCACGGCAG TTCTGTCCCCGCCCCCCTGTGTAGAGTCCGGTGAGCTGGCGGACAGCCCTACGGTGCAGCGGAACCTGGTTCTGTACAGGGGATTCTGTGCGATGAAGTATGCCCTCTACGCCCTGTGTGTCAATGCTCACAAGTACAGCGGCTGTTCTGACTGTGTCGCTACGAATTCCTGGGGCCAGCACCCAGAGAAGTGCCCGAGCCAGCACCCGGAGAAGGACCCGAGCCAGCACCCGGAGAAGTGCTCGAGCCAGCACCCGGAGAAGGACCCGAGCCAGCACCCGGAGAAGGACCCGAGCCAGCACCCGGAGAAGGACCCGAGCCAGCACCCGGAGAAGGACCCGAGCCAGCACCCGGAGAAGGACCCGAGCCAGCACCCGGAGAAGGACCCGAGCCAGCACCCGGAGAAGGACCCGAGCCAGGCCTCTGCTACCTCAGAAG aCTGTCCTCCCTGGTTCCAGCACTGCCTGTTTGAGTGTCAGATGTATTTGGAGGCAGTACCTGCCATGTACCGGCTGGAGCTCCTGGAGAATATCTTCTCCCTGCTGTTTCTGTCCAGCGCCGACTTCACCCTCCGCCACAACCAGGTGCCTGCAGCTAGCACAGAACCCACTGGCCAGCCAGAACACACTGTGGAGGGCAGTGGAGCGGGACCGGAGAGCTCAGCCAGTCTgggtggaagaggagaagaggaccAAAGCAAAGGGAACCAGCATCAACCCCCTGGTGTCCCCTCGCCAGCGCCCCTGCCAAGGCACCTGGATCTCAGCCACCTGACGGCAGGCTGCCGGGGCTTCCTGGTGGATCTGGCGGCCATGGGGGGCTTCCTGCGGTTGCTGAGGGAGAGCCTGGaggggttggtggtggtgggccAGCGGGCGGGGCAGGAGGAGGGCCGGGCGCTGGCGGGCGAGGCCGAGGTGGCGGAGAGCCTGGGCTGCTCTGTGACGGCGGAGACGTTCGGCGCTCGGCTCCAGAGGCTGTCCAAGAGGACCGCAGAGGCCCAGTGGAGGCTGCAGATCGTCACCTCCAACCAGGCCAGAGGCAACC CCTCCGATGGCCTGCCACAGCGACAGGCGTCCAGAGTGGTGAGTCCGACCGCCGGGCTAAAACGCAGCGGTACCGGTGTCCGGAGGGGGAGGAGGTCTGGTCGGAACCACTCTGACGGGCCTGCATCGGCAGAGCCGCACGATCCGGACGTCAGCGCCAGCGCCTCAG ATGGAGGTGGCGGGGAAGCAGGCCGGACAGACTGGGAGGTGTGCCCCCATGGGGATCCTCATAGCTGGGTGATTCCTGCCATGCTGTCCCCCCCGGACTCCCTGCTCATGGCCTGCATCCGCCGGGAGAACTACATGGAGGCCCGCCAG GTGTCCCTGATGTTCGGCCTGGAGGGGTCTCTGTGCTGTGCGGAGCTGGTCTTCATGGAGCGCTACCGGCAGGTTCTGGAGGAGCTGGCTCGTGTGGAGCGGAAGATGGACACCCGCGCGTTGTCTTCGTCCTCGTCCTCCGAGGGCCTGGGGGCGTCTGCCGCGCCGATGCCCAGCCCGGGGCGGAGCCGCCTGGGGAGTAGTGGGCGGTCCACTCTGCAGGCCATCGAGAGCGCCGCGGCTGCCG GCATGGCCTTTTACTCTCTCTCCGACGTGGCTGACCGCCTCCTGTCCACCCCGGCTCGTCCCGTCCCGTCGCTTGAGGAGGGCTACTGGCTGGGCCGCTGCGTCCCTGACCCCCCGGGGACCGGCCTCCTGCACCCCCTCCTGGAGGAGCTCAGCCCCCCTGCCATGGCTGCCTTCGACCTGGCCTGCTGCCACTGCCAGCTCTGGAAGACCTCCAGACAGCTGCTGGACACCGCAGAGAGACGCCTCCTCAGCAGCCTGGAGGGACGAG GCCTAATAATGGATTCTAAGGTTACTCACTCCGAGGGGATCCGGGGGTTTCCTGCAGTGCTCCAGCAGATCAGTAAGATCCTCAGCCACGCTGCCAGCAGCAACAAGGGAGCAGCAAAGACAG AAGCAGCTGTGGAGGACCATGCGCCGTCCAGTCCGTTTGGCTGCTGCATTCAGGAAGTGCTGCTCTCCTGCCACCCTGGGCTGAGTGAGGAGGGCATCGCTGCCAGGCTGAGCCTGGCACAGCGCCTGGAGACCACGCTGCAGACCCTGGCCACCGCAACAGACACTGCAGGTCAGCTAACGTACGCCGCAG TGGATGTCCGTGCTGGCGGATCACTCCTAGCTGCCCTGGTAGAGCAGGCCGGTCTGAAACAGTCGGAGCTGGACTCCCACCCTGTCCGCTCCTCCATGAAGCAGCTCCTGTGTTCCCTGGACCAGATGTGTCCCTTTGAGCCTCAGAACGCCCCCTGCAGGCCGGACTATGTTAGGAGCTTCCTGGACTATGTCAACACGCTGGCCTCTGTGTTAGTTCGCAGTCTGGCTTCTGGGG ACCAGGGAGGGGAAGTTAAATTGGGGAACCCTCTCCTGGTGCTCCTCCAGGCTCCATCCCAGCTGCTCTCCTACCTGCTGTTTGACAGACAGGTGTCTCCAGACAG GATGTTGGCTCTGTTGCAGCAGGAGGGTATCCACCTGAGTGTCCAGCAGGTCATCGTTCAGCACTGCTGTGAGTCTCTGCCCGTCTGGGACTGGAGCACCCGTTCGGGGATGGAGGCTAGCCCTGGTGCTTGCCCAGCGAGCCGGGCTGATCCCGGCGGGCCGGGACAAGGACCGACCCGACCGGAAGGGGCATTCGGGGTGGACAGCCTGGCAGCCCTGCTCCAATATCATGCCCACAAACACATGCCAATGCTAGGCAACGCTGAGCCCACGTCCCCTGCTCCGCTCAGCTCCGAATCTGAATCCCCGTTGGAAGATGCCCGACCAACCACGCCTCCAATCATCATCTCCAGTTCTCCTCCTTCGCCTTCGAGAACAGCCTCCTACTTTTCCCCcacctcctcttttctcctcacCACATCAGCCCTGGCATTCCTCAAGTCCTGCTCCCCCCTCGTAGCCACCCTGGTGTGTCTTTGTGCCAGTCGGGGGGGCGCGTCCCGGATGCAGCCGTCCGGTTGGTTGGTTTTCCGGGGCGCGACGCGCAAAGACAACACGCTGGACGGTGAGCAGGTCTCCCGGGAGGGGGACGTCCTGCTCCGGGAATTCCCCATCCTGAGGGCCTACCTTCAGGTCATGGCTCAGCCTGTCCTGGGAACACCTCTGGGGGCCGGGGAGGAGTCCACAGGGACCGTGGGAGGGGGAG gtcttgGAGCGTCTCTCTGTGGGAAGCCCCTGGCAGGTCTTCTCCTCTCGGGCCCTCAGGAGCCAGCTGCCCAGGCGGTGGCGGCAGAGGCCTTCCAGGAGGCCCTCGCCTCCAGAGACCTGACCAGAGCTCTAAACTTGTTGGAGTTGTACGGGCAGGGCTGCAGCCAGGAGGGTGCGCTGCGGGATCAGCTTCTGGCCTGGTCCGCTCTGGAAG ATGATGATGACCGTACAGATCAGTTGTTCCGAGTGCAGGACCCCAGTCTGAGGGCTCGTGTGGCCCTTCAGGGCCTGCAACGGTGGCCCCTGGGTCCCGCTCTGGATCTGCTGGAGTTCTGCCTCAGTCACTCCAACATGGAGGCCTCACTCAGGGGACAGCTGGAGCTCAGGAAGAGAGAGCTAGACATCTATCAACAG ATGCTGAGCATGCAGCCTGCGTTACCGTGGGCGACCTGGCAGGAGCTGAAGGCCGAATCTGAAAGAGACCCTGAGTCCGTCTTGTCCAGGATGTTGGAGGCCAGG gAGTATTCTCTGTGCGCCCAGTGGGTGGTGCTGTATCCTGTATCCGATCAGCTTAGACTGCAGCTACAGACTGAACATCTGCTACACCTGCTGGAGAAGGGACTGATGGACGACGCTTTCCAG CTCCTGGATGGCCTATCAGATCTGGGCCTGGAGGTGTGTGAGGGGGCTCTGGACCGCCGGCCCGGATTGGCTGCCTGCCACTTCCTGGCCGACTACCTCACACTGCACTTCCAGAGCCAGATGTCCCCCGCCCGGCGACGCCACATTTATAATCTGCACCTGGGGTCGAAG ATCCTCCTGACGCTCCCCCCAGCCTCCAGGGAGGACTActtttccctcctctctgaGCCACTGTTGTTGCTGGAGCAGCTCCTGATGAACCTGAAG GTGGATTGGGCTGTCGTAGCAGTAAGGACACTTCAGAACCTGCTACTGGGCCAGGAGGCCGGCTTCACCACCCAGGACATCGACAAGCTGCTCTCCAGCTATGCCTCCAAGGCCCTGGACTTCCCCTATGCTGCCAGTGAGAGGTCTCGCTCTG ACTCAGTCATCAGTCTACACAACCACTCCCATT ACTCTTTGATCAGTCTCCAGGATGACCAGAGTCCTGCCCAGGACAGCTGTCCCTCCACTCCTTCTAGAATTGAAACACCTCCGCCTGCAGCAG GTAGCGGCCTTTTGCACACCTCATCCTCCAGTGTGTCCCTGGACAGAGGGTCGACCGGCAAGAGGGCCCAGGGCCCCCCGACTCCGTTCCGTCCTCCAGACAAACCCCCGGGTCGTAAAGACTGGGTCCCAGATGCCCAGCAGAACGTCTGCATGGTCTGCCAGCGAGAGAGGTTCACTATG TTCAACCGGCGGCACCACTGCCGACGCTGTGGCCGCCTTGTGTGCCACGCCTGCTCCGACCACAGGATGGCGGTAGAGGGCTGCACTGAGGAGGAGCCGGAGGTGCGCGTCTGTGACCAGTGCCACAGCTTCTACCACGCTGA TTCTGATAACGAGCTGGAACAGGCTGAAG TGGCAGGAAGTCCAGGGTCTGCTGAGGGAGAATTAGACGGGATGATCTTTATCCCGGAGATTCCTCAGCGTCAGTTTCACCTCAGCACCAATCCCGCAGAAAAcctacagatacagacacagttCTACTATGAACAG GCTCCCAGCACATCTCTGTGTGTGGCCATCCTGTCCCTCCACAGTGACCAGACAGCCTGTGGACACCAGCTGATTGGACACTGCCGCTCACTGTCCCGTAAACTAACCAATCCCGAAGTGGATGCCCGCCTCCTTACCGATGTAATGCATCAGTTGCTGTTCAGTGCCAAACTGATGTTTGTTAAGGTGGGGCGGAGTCAGGACCTGGTCCTGTGTGACAG CTACATCAGTAAAGTGGACGTGTTAAAGATCCTGGTGACGGCCAACTACAAGTACATCCCTTCCCTAGACGACATCCTGGAGACGACTGCCGTCACACGGCTACGCAACCAGTTGCTGGAGGCAGAATACTACCAGCTGGCTGTGGAG GTGTCTACTAAGAGTGGTCTGGACCCGGGTGGGGTGTGGCAGGCCTGGGGTATGGCCTCCCTCAAGGCCGGAAACCTGCTGGTTGCCAGGGAGAAATTCTCTCGATGTCTGAAGGCACCAGTGGACAAGAACCAGATCAGCCTGGGACCTCGACTACTGCGGGAGATAATCTCTCATCTGGAGAGCACTGTCCGACCCGCACTGGCCAAG tCCTCTAATGAGGACATCCTGATATCTCTGCGGGAGCTGGAGGATGCTCTGTGTGGGCCCGGGAGGTCGTTTGACGGGCCCGAGGGCGGGTCAGGTCGTGGCGGTGTCCTGTACCAGGAGAGTCTGTATTACCTGTCCAGCTACGGCACACACCTGGCCATCATCTCCTTCCTCATGAGGCACGACAACATGAAGGAGGCCCTGCAGCATCTGCTCACCAAG AGGTGTCCTGAGGAGGTGTTCCTGGAGGGTGTCCTGCAGCCCAGCCTGGAGAAGGGTCGGCTGGGCACTCTGCAGGGCTTGTTGGAGACCCTGGACCCGGGCCTGGAGGTCTGTAGCCGGTACCTCATAGCCTCCTGTCACCTCCTGCAGCGACGTGGCCACTTCAACACACTGTACCAGGTCCAGCAGTTCATGATG GACCACGTGCGGGCGGCCATGACATGCATCCGTTTCTTCACCCACGGGGCGGTGTCCTACGTGCAGCTCGGGGACCAGCAGAGGTGGCTGGTCCGGGCCAAGGAACACCTCCGGACCTACCTGCAGGAGCAGCAGGGGGGGCGGGGCGGCACTGCCGCCCGGAAGAAGAGCTCCACCAACCCCTTCAGGAAGAAGATGTCTTCCAGTGACGTGTCCAG GCATATGAACACCATCGAGCTCCAGTTGGAAGTGACCCGGTTTCTACATCGCTGTGAGATGTCCAGCTCCAAGCATGCCCTCCCCTCGTCCTCCTCCAACTCTCCTCCTACTCTTTTCGGCCCGAGCGCCATGAAGATCGATGTAGCCTGCAAA GTGATGTTGGGGGGGAAGAACATAGAAGAGGGCTTTGGAATCGCATACAGAGTCATTCAG GACTTCCAGCTGGAGGCACTGGTGGTGTATGTTCGCGCGGGCCAGAGGCTGATGCGCCAGCGGCAGTACGGTGCTGTCCGGCAGCTGTTGAAGTGCGTGGGCGAGTCGGGCACCGGCACCAAGAACGACTGCGACACAATCGTCCTCAGCTGCGTGTCCATCGCAGACAAGGGGCCCAACGAT GCGAAGGAGTTGGAGGGTCTCATTCAGGAAACCAAGAGCACCGAGACCAAG ATTAAGGCCTACCTGCAGGTGAGTAAGCTGCGCGCGGCCTACCTGCTGGCTGTGAAGCTGGATGTGTCCAGGGCCGGGCCGCTGGTTCAGGAAGTCCTCCTGGCGGCCGAGGATGCCGGAGACTCTGTCATGCAGGATATCTGTCGCCAGTGGCTGTCAGAGCACCAGGGCACGGACAGGACGACGCCCGCAGGCTTGAAGAAAACGCCGCCGGGCCGCCCCAACGCCAGGTAA